In one window of Balaenoptera musculus isolate JJ_BM4_2016_0621 chromosome 10, mBalMus1.pri.v3, whole genome shotgun sequence DNA:
- the LOC118902000 gene encoding transmembrane protein 198-like isoform X2 — protein MEEALLPLAMTSDPRPFNQQLPEPPDPRCVLEPQDNPELAPALVCALCCCFGIIYCCFGYRCFKAVMFLSGLLSGALVIFLLCHKERVLETQLSLEVSAGIALGIGLLCGLVTMLVRSVGLFLTGLLLGLTLGAGVLLGTEPIYQPPSAWVPAGGLVGLALLGALLTLRWPRPFTVLGTALLGAAVLVACADYFLEGLALGSRLGQRLQALPALPPLCWYSWVLLGTWPALGALGALAQWKLMDEERGGHTNVVLSHQRRHLQLLRIRQQEAKWHRTSPGVGLCEGSYRRPLHPSARSPADSLAPSYLQSLRERQLGPGTQATAPHTVLDLDSDCGSTVPLTTPSGSTRT, from the exons ATGGAGGAAGCCTTGCTGCCCCTGGCCATGACCTCTGACCCCAGGCCCTTTAATCAACAACTCCCAGAGCCTCCAGACCCAAGATGTGTCTTGGAACCCCAGGACAATCCTGAATTGGCACCCGCCCTGGTGTGTGCTCTTTGCTGCTGCTTTGGAATCATCTACTGCTGCTTCg GCTACCGCTGCTTCAAGGCAGTGATGTTTCTCTCCGGCCTGCTATCAGGAGCCCTGGTGATCTTCCTGCTGTGCCACAAGGAGCGTGTGCTAGAGACACAGCTGAGCCTGGAGGTGAGCGCGGGCATTGCGCTAGGCATCGGACTCCTCTGCGGCCTAGTCACCATGCTGGTTCGCAGTGTCGGTCTCTTCCTGACTGGTCTCCTGCTAGGCCTAACCCTGGGCGCCGGGGTCCTGCTGGGCACTGAGCCCATCTACCAACCACCTTCAGCCTGGGTGCCGGCTGGGGGGCTGGTGGGGCTGGCACTGCTGGGAGCCCTGCTCACGCTTCGGTGGCCACGTCCATTCACAGTTCTGGGCACAGCCCTGCTGGGTGCTGCGGTGCTGGTGGCCTGTGCTGACTACTTCCTGGAGGGGCTGGCACTGGGCAGTCGGCTGGGCCAGCGCTTGCAGGCACTTCCAGCCTTGCCTCCTCTCTGCTGGTATAGCTGGGTCTTGCTGGGGACCTGGCCAGCCCTGGGGGCCCTTGGGGCCCTGGCCCAGTGGAAGCTCATGGATGAGGAACGTGGAGGCCACACCAATG TGGTCTTGAGCCACCAGCGAAGGCATCTCCAACTCCTTCGGATCCGTCAGCAAGAGGCTAAGTGGCACCGGACCTCCCCTGGGGTGGGGCTCTGTGAGGGCAGCTACCGGCGCCCGCTCCACCCCAGCGCCCGGAGCCCTGCTGACAGTCTGGCTCCA AGCTATCTCCAGAGCCTTCGAGAGCGCCAGCTGGGACCAGGCACCCAGGCCACAGCTCCCCACACTGTCCTGGACCTGGATTCTGACTGTGGTTCCACTGTACCCCTCACCACACCTTCTGGTTCCACCCGGACCTGA
- the DNAJC14 gene encoding dnaJ homolog subfamily C member 14 produces MAQKHPGEGGLCGAHHSGGASLRTLGPSVDPEILSFSGLRDSAGPAPNGTRCLTEHSSPKYTQPPNPAHWSDPSHGPPRGPGPPRDGEDPDQSEASSEESGVDQELSRENEAGYQEDGNPSFLSIPPACNCQGTPGIPEGPYSEGGDSSSSNFCHHCTSPALGEDEELEEEYDEEEPLKFPSDFSRVPSGKKPAPRRQRHRVPAKEDTREGGRRDPRSPGRHRLGRKRSQADKRRGLGLWGAEELCQLGQAGFWWLIELLVLVGEYVETCGHLICACRQLKGSDLDLFWVWVGVWAGRLGGRAQVMFQFLSQGFCYGAGLFTRFLRLLGALLLLALALLLGCLQLGWRFLVGLSDRLGWRGKATWLFSWLASPTWQRCLILLRESRPWQQLVRIVQWGWLELPWFKQRTNRQGNAPVASGRYCQPEEEVARLLTMAGVPEDELNPFHVLGVEATASDVELKKAYRQLAVMVHPDKNNHPRAEEAFKVLRAAWDIVSNPERRKEYEMKRMAENELSRSVNEFLSKLQDDLKEAMNTMMCSRCQGKHRRFEMDREPKSARYCAECNRLHPAEEGDFWAESSMLGLKITYFALMDGKVYDITEWAGCQRVGISPDTHRVPYHISFGSRMPGTSGRQRATPDAPPADLQDFLSRIFQVPPGQMSNGNFFAAPQPGPGATAASKPNSTVPKGEAKPKRRKKVRRPFQR; encoded by the exons ATGGCCCAGAAGCACCCCGGAGAAGGAGGGTTGTGTGGAGCCCACCACAGTGGTGGTGCCTCCCTCAGGACTTTAGGACCCTCTGTGGACCCTGAAATACTTTCATTCTCAGGACTCAGGGACTCAGCTGGGCCTGCTCCTAATGGTACCCGCTGCCTCACAGAGCACTCTAGTCCTAAGTACACACAGCCCCCAAATCCGGCCCACTGGTCAGATCCAAGCCATGGCCCTCCAAGGGGTCCAGGACCCCCTAGGGATGGAGAGGACCCTGATCAGAGTGAGGCATCTTCAGAAGAGTCAGGAGTGGACCAGGAACTCTCCAGAGAGAATGAGGCTGGGTACCAGGAGGATGGgaacccttcttttctttccattccacCTGCTTGTAACTGCCAGGGAACCCCTGGAATCCCTGAAGGGCCTTACTCTGAGGGAGGAGATAGCTCTTCTAGCAACTTTTGCCACCATTGTACCTCTCCAGCTTTGGGGGAAGATGAAGAGTTGGAAGAGGAATATGATGAGGAGGAACCTCTTAAGTTTCCCAGTGATTTTTCACGTGTGCCCAGTGGAAAGAAACCTGCACCCCGGAGACAACGGCACCGCGTTCCAGCCAAGGAGGATACTCGGGAGGGTGGACGCAGAGATCCCAGATCCCCTGGTCGACATCGGCTGGGTCGGAAACGGAGTCAGGCAGATAAGCGCAGAGGACTGGGATTGTGGGGAGCAGAGGAACTGTGTCAGCTTGGACAGGCAGGCTTCTGGTGGCTGATCGAACTGCTGGTATTAGTGGGGGAGTACGTGGAAACTTGTGGCCATCTCATCTGTGCATGCAGGCAGCTGAAAGGCAGTGATCTGGACCTTTTTTGGGTCTGGGTGGGAGTCTGGGCAGGGCGGCTGGGGGGCAGGGCCCAGGTGATGTTCCAGTTTCTGAGCCAAGGGTTTTGCTATGGGGCAGGGCTGTTCACCCGTTTTCTTAGGCTACTGGGTGCTTTGCTGCTCCTGGCTCTGGCCCTTTTGTTGGGCTGTCTACAGTTGGGCTGGCGGTTTCTGGTAGGACTGAGTGACCGGTTAGGCTGGAGGGGTAAAGCCACCTGGCTCTTCTCTTGGCTGGCTTCTCCCACCTGGCAGCGGTGCCTGATTCTGCTGAGAGAGAGCAGGCCGTGGCAGCAGCTGGTAAGAATAGTTCAGTGGGGTTGGCTGGAGTTGCCTTGGTTCAAGCAGAGGACCAATAGGCAGGGGAATGCACCTGTAGCTAGTGGTCGCTACTGCCAGCCTGAAGAGGAAGTGGCTCGACTGTTGACCATGGCTGGGGTTCCTGAGGATGAGCTAAACCCTTTTCATGTGTTGGGGGTTGAAGCCACAGCATCAGATGTTGAACTGAAGAAGGCCTATAGGCAGCTGGCAGTGATG GTTCATCCTGACAAAAATAATCATCCCCGGGCTGAGGAGGCCTTCAAGGTTTTGCGGGCAGCTTGGGACATTGTCAGCAACCCTGAAAGACGGAAGGAATATGAGAT GAAGCGAATGGCAGAAAATGAGCTGAGCCGGTCAGTGAATGAGTTTCTGTCCAAGCTGCAGGACGACCTCAAAGAAGCAATGAATACTATGATGTGCAGCCGATGCCAGGGAAAGCATAG GAGGTTTGAAATGGATCGGGAACCTAAgagtgccagatactgtgctgaGTGTAATAGGCTGCATCCTGCTGAGGAAGGAGACTTTTGGGCAGAGTCAAGCATGTTGGGCCTCAAGATCACCTACTTTGCGCTGATGGATGGAAAGGTGTATGACATCACAG AGTGGGCTGGATGCCAGCGTGTGGGAATCTCCCCAGATACCCACAGAGTCCCCTATCACATCTCATTTGGTTCACGGATGCCAGGCACCAGTGGGCGGCAGAG agcTACCCCAGATGCCCCTCCTGCTGACCTTCAGGATTTCTTGAGCCGGATCTTTCAAGTACCCCCAGGCCAGATGTCCAACGGGAACTTCTTTGCAGCTCCTCAGCCGGGCCCTGGGGCCACTGCAGCCTCCAAGCCCAACAGCACAGTACCCAAGGGAGAAGCCAAACCGAAGCGGCGGAAGAAAGTGAGGAGGCCCTTCCAACGTTGA
- the ORMDL2 gene encoding ORM1-like protein 2 isoform X2 — protein MGGGNADSASPIGRAQMGRGRCFLETAGVEASAAPQAGRASEAGRMNVGVAHSEVNPNTRVMNSRGIWLAYIILVGLLHVVLLSIPFFSIPVVWTLTNVIHNLAMYVFLHTVKGTPFETPDQGKARLLTHWEQMDYGLQFTSSRKFLSISPIVL, from the exons ATGGGTGGTGGCAACGCTGACTCCGCTTCACCAATAGGGAGAGCGCAGATGGGCCGGGGCCGCTGCTTCCTGGAGACCGCAGGTGTAGAAGCAAGCGCCGCGCCCCAAGCTGGACGGGCTTCCGAAGCTGGCAG GATGAATGTGGGGGTGGCACACAGCGAAGTGAACCCCAACACTCGAGTGATGAATAGCCGGGGCATCTGGCTGGCCTACATCATCTTGGTAGGACTGCTGCATGTGGTCCTACTCAGCATCCCCTTCTTCAGCATTCCTGTTGTCTGGACCCTGACCAACGTCATCCATAACTTG gctaTGTATGTCTTCCTACATACGGTGAAAGGGACACCCTTTGAGACCCCTGACCAAGGAAAGGCTCGGCTACTGACACACTGGGAACAGATGGACTACGGGCTCCAATTTACCTCTTCCCGAAAATTCCTCAGCATCTCTCCCATTGTACTGTGA
- the ORMDL2 gene encoding ORM1-like protein 2 isoform X3, protein MNVGVAHSEVNPNTRVMNSRGIWLAYIILVGLLHVVLLSIPFFSIPVVWTLTNVIHNLAMYVFLHTVKGTPFETPDQGKARLLTHWEQMDYGLQFTSSRKFLSISPIVLYLLASFYTKYDAAHFLINTASLLSVLLPKLPQFHGVRLFGINKY, encoded by the exons ATGAATGTGGGGGTGGCACACAGCGAAGTGAACCCCAACACTCGAGTGATGAATAGCCGGGGCATCTGGCTGGCCTACATCATCTTGGTAGGACTGCTGCATGTGGTCCTACTCAGCATCCCCTTCTTCAGCATTCCTGTTGTCTGGACCCTGACCAACGTCATCCATAACTTG gctaTGTATGTCTTCCTACATACGGTGAAAGGGACACCCTTTGAGACCCCTGACCAAGGAAAGGCTCGGCTACTGACACACTGGGAACAGATGGACTACGGGCTCCAATTTACCTCTTCCCGAAAATTCCTCAGCATCTCTCCCATTGTACT CTACCTCCTGGCCAGCTTCTACACCAAGTATGATGCTGCTCATTTCCTCATCAACACAGCCTCACTGCTTAGTGTACTGCTGCCCAAGTTGCCCCAATTCCATGGGGTCCGTCTCTTTGGCATCAACAAATACTGA
- the ORMDL2 gene encoding ORM1-like protein 2 isoform X1 → MGGGNADSASPIGRAQMGRGRCFLETAGVEASAAPQAGRASEAGRMNVGVAHSEVNPNTRVMNSRGIWLAYIILVGLLHVVLLSIPFFSIPVVWTLTNVIHNLAMYVFLHTVKGTPFETPDQGKARLLTHWEQMDYGLQFTSSRKFLSISPIVLYLLASFYTKYDAAHFLINTASLLSVLLPKLPQFHGVRLFGINKY, encoded by the exons ATGGGTGGTGGCAACGCTGACTCCGCTTCACCAATAGGGAGAGCGCAGATGGGCCGGGGCCGCTGCTTCCTGGAGACCGCAGGTGTAGAAGCAAGCGCCGCGCCCCAAGCTGGACGGGCTTCCGAAGCTGGCAG GATGAATGTGGGGGTGGCACACAGCGAAGTGAACCCCAACACTCGAGTGATGAATAGCCGGGGCATCTGGCTGGCCTACATCATCTTGGTAGGACTGCTGCATGTGGTCCTACTCAGCATCCCCTTCTTCAGCATTCCTGTTGTCTGGACCCTGACCAACGTCATCCATAACTTG gctaTGTATGTCTTCCTACATACGGTGAAAGGGACACCCTTTGAGACCCCTGACCAAGGAAAGGCTCGGCTACTGACACACTGGGAACAGATGGACTACGGGCTCCAATTTACCTCTTCCCGAAAATTCCTCAGCATCTCTCCCATTGTACT CTACCTCCTGGCCAGCTTCTACACCAAGTATGATGCTGCTCATTTCCTCATCAACACAGCCTCACTGCTTAGTGTACTGCTGCCCAAGTTGCCCCAATTCCATGGGGTCCGTCTCTTTGGCATCAACAAATACTGA
- the LOC118902000 gene encoding transmembrane protein 198-like isoform X4 — MFLSGLLSGALVIFLLCHKERVLETQLSLEVSAGIALGIGLLCGLVTMLVRSVGLFLTGLLLGLTLGAGVLLGTEPIYQPPSAWVPAGGLVGLALLGALLTLRWPRPFTVLGTALLGAAVLVACADYFLEGLALGSRLGQRLQALPALPPLCWYSWVLLGTWPALGALGALAQWKLMDEERGGHTNVVLSHQRRHLQLLRIRQQEAKWHRTSPGVGLCEGSYRRPLHPSARSPADSLAPSYLQSLRERQLGPGTQATAPHTVLDLDSDCGSTVPLTTPSGSTRT, encoded by the exons ATGTTTCTCTCCGGCCTGCTATCAGGAGCCCTGGTGATCTTCCTGCTGTGCCACAAGGAGCGTGTGCTAGAGACACAGCTGAGCCTGGAGGTGAGCGCGGGCATTGCGCTAGGCATCGGACTCCTCTGCGGCCTAGTCACCATGCTGGTTCGCAGTGTCGGTCTCTTCCTGACTGGTCTCCTGCTAGGCCTAACCCTGGGCGCCGGGGTCCTGCTGGGCACTGAGCCCATCTACCAACCACCTTCAGCCTGGGTGCCGGCTGGGGGGCTGGTGGGGCTGGCACTGCTGGGAGCCCTGCTCACGCTTCGGTGGCCACGTCCATTCACAGTTCTGGGCACAGCCCTGCTGGGTGCTGCGGTGCTGGTGGCCTGTGCTGACTACTTCCTGGAGGGGCTGGCACTGGGCAGTCGGCTGGGCCAGCGCTTGCAGGCACTTCCAGCCTTGCCTCCTCTCTGCTGGTATAGCTGGGTCTTGCTGGGGACCTGGCCAGCCCTGGGGGCCCTTGGGGCCCTGGCCCAGTGGAAGCTCATGGATGAGGAACGTGGAGGCCACACCAATG TGGTCTTGAGCCACCAGCGAAGGCATCTCCAACTCCTTCGGATCCGTCAGCAAGAGGCTAAGTGGCACCGGACCTCCCCTGGGGTGGGGCTCTGTGAGGGCAGCTACCGGCGCCCGCTCCACCCCAGCGCCCGGAGCCCTGCTGACAGTCTGGCTCCA AGCTATCTCCAGAGCCTTCGAGAGCGCCAGCTGGGACCAGGCACCCAGGCCACAGCTCCCCACACTGTCCTGGACCTGGATTCTGACTGTGGTTCCACTGTACCCCTCACCACACCTTCTGGTTCCACCCGGACCTGA
- the LOC118902000 gene encoding transmembrane protein 198-like isoform X3 codes for MFLSGLLSGALVIFLLCHKERVLETQLSLEVSAGIALGIGLLCGLVTMLVRSVGLFLTGLLLGLTLGAGVLLGTEPIYQPPSAWVPAGGLVGLALLGALLTLRWPRPFTVLGTALLGAAVLVACADYFLEGLALGSRLGQRLQALPALPPLCWYSWVLLGTWPALGALGALAQWKLMDEERGGHTNAVVLSHQRRHLQLLRIRQQEAKWHRTSPGVGLCEGSYRRPLHPSARSPADSLAPSYLQSLRERQLGPGTQATAPHTVLDLDSDCGSTVPLTTPSGSTRT; via the exons ATGTTTCTCTCCGGCCTGCTATCAGGAGCCCTGGTGATCTTCCTGCTGTGCCACAAGGAGCGTGTGCTAGAGACACAGCTGAGCCTGGAGGTGAGCGCGGGCATTGCGCTAGGCATCGGACTCCTCTGCGGCCTAGTCACCATGCTGGTTCGCAGTGTCGGTCTCTTCCTGACTGGTCTCCTGCTAGGCCTAACCCTGGGCGCCGGGGTCCTGCTGGGCACTGAGCCCATCTACCAACCACCTTCAGCCTGGGTGCCGGCTGGGGGGCTGGTGGGGCTGGCACTGCTGGGAGCCCTGCTCACGCTTCGGTGGCCACGTCCATTCACAGTTCTGGGCACAGCCCTGCTGGGTGCTGCGGTGCTGGTGGCCTGTGCTGACTACTTCCTGGAGGGGCTGGCACTGGGCAGTCGGCTGGGCCAGCGCTTGCAGGCACTTCCAGCCTTGCCTCCTCTCTGCTGGTATAGCTGGGTCTTGCTGGGGACCTGGCCAGCCCTGGGGGCCCTTGGGGCCCTGGCCCAGTGGAAGCTCATGGATGAGGAACGTGGAGGCCACACCAATG CAGTGGTCTTGAGCCACCAGCGAAGGCATCTCCAACTCCTTCGGATCCGTCAGCAAGAGGCTAAGTGGCACCGGACCTCCCCTGGGGTGGGGCTCTGTGAGGGCAGCTACCGGCGCCCGCTCCACCCCAGCGCCCGGAGCCCTGCTGACAGTCTGGCTCCA AGCTATCTCCAGAGCCTTCGAGAGCGCCAGCTGGGACCAGGCACCCAGGCCACAGCTCCCCACACTGTCCTGGACCTGGATTCTGACTGTGGTTCCACTGTACCCCTCACCACACCTTCTGGTTCCACCCGGACCTGA
- the LOC118902000 gene encoding transmembrane protein 198-like isoform X1, whose product MEEALLPLAMTSDPRPFNQQLPEPPDPRCVLEPQDNPELAPALVCALCCCFGIIYCCFGYRCFKAVMFLSGLLSGALVIFLLCHKERVLETQLSLEVSAGIALGIGLLCGLVTMLVRSVGLFLTGLLLGLTLGAGVLLGTEPIYQPPSAWVPAGGLVGLALLGALLTLRWPRPFTVLGTALLGAAVLVACADYFLEGLALGSRLGQRLQALPALPPLCWYSWVLLGTWPALGALGALAQWKLMDEERGGHTNAVVLSHQRRHLQLLRIRQQEAKWHRTSPGVGLCEGSYRRPLHPSARSPADSLAPSYLQSLRERQLGPGTQATAPHTVLDLDSDCGSTVPLTTPSGSTRT is encoded by the exons ATGGAGGAAGCCTTGCTGCCCCTGGCCATGACCTCTGACCCCAGGCCCTTTAATCAACAACTCCCAGAGCCTCCAGACCCAAGATGTGTCTTGGAACCCCAGGACAATCCTGAATTGGCACCCGCCCTGGTGTGTGCTCTTTGCTGCTGCTTTGGAATCATCTACTGCTGCTTCg GCTACCGCTGCTTCAAGGCAGTGATGTTTCTCTCCGGCCTGCTATCAGGAGCCCTGGTGATCTTCCTGCTGTGCCACAAGGAGCGTGTGCTAGAGACACAGCTGAGCCTGGAGGTGAGCGCGGGCATTGCGCTAGGCATCGGACTCCTCTGCGGCCTAGTCACCATGCTGGTTCGCAGTGTCGGTCTCTTCCTGACTGGTCTCCTGCTAGGCCTAACCCTGGGCGCCGGGGTCCTGCTGGGCACTGAGCCCATCTACCAACCACCTTCAGCCTGGGTGCCGGCTGGGGGGCTGGTGGGGCTGGCACTGCTGGGAGCCCTGCTCACGCTTCGGTGGCCACGTCCATTCACAGTTCTGGGCACAGCCCTGCTGGGTGCTGCGGTGCTGGTGGCCTGTGCTGACTACTTCCTGGAGGGGCTGGCACTGGGCAGTCGGCTGGGCCAGCGCTTGCAGGCACTTCCAGCCTTGCCTCCTCTCTGCTGGTATAGCTGGGTCTTGCTGGGGACCTGGCCAGCCCTGGGGGCCCTTGGGGCCCTGGCCCAGTGGAAGCTCATGGATGAGGAACGTGGAGGCCACACCAATG CAGTGGTCTTGAGCCACCAGCGAAGGCATCTCCAACTCCTTCGGATCCGTCAGCAAGAGGCTAAGTGGCACCGGACCTCCCCTGGGGTGGGGCTCTGTGAGGGCAGCTACCGGCGCCCGCTCCACCCCAGCGCCCGGAGCCCTGCTGACAGTCTGGCTCCA AGCTATCTCCAGAGCCTTCGAGAGCGCCAGCTGGGACCAGGCACCCAGGCCACAGCTCCCCACACTGTCCTGGACCTGGATTCTGACTGTGGTTCCACTGTACCCCTCACCACACCTTCTGGTTCCACCCGGACCTGA
- the LOC118902000 gene encoding transmembrane protein 198-like isoform X5, translating to MEEALLPLAMTSDPRPFNQQLPEPPDPRCVLEPQDNPELAPALVCALCCCFGIIYCCFGYRCFKAVMFLSGLLSGALVIFLLCHKERVLETQLSLEVSAGIALGIGLLCGLVTMLVRSVGLFLTGLLLGLTLGAGVLLGTEPIYQPPSAWVPAGGLVGLALLGALLTLRWPRPFTVLGTALLGAAVLVACADYFLEGLALGSRLGQRLQALPALPPLCWYSWVLLGTWPALGALGALAQWKLMDEERGGHTNELSPEPSRAPAGTRHPGHSSPHCPGPGF from the exons ATGGAGGAAGCCTTGCTGCCCCTGGCCATGACCTCTGACCCCAGGCCCTTTAATCAACAACTCCCAGAGCCTCCAGACCCAAGATGTGTCTTGGAACCCCAGGACAATCCTGAATTGGCACCCGCCCTGGTGTGTGCTCTTTGCTGCTGCTTTGGAATCATCTACTGCTGCTTCg GCTACCGCTGCTTCAAGGCAGTGATGTTTCTCTCCGGCCTGCTATCAGGAGCCCTGGTGATCTTCCTGCTGTGCCACAAGGAGCGTGTGCTAGAGACACAGCTGAGCCTGGAGGTGAGCGCGGGCATTGCGCTAGGCATCGGACTCCTCTGCGGCCTAGTCACCATGCTGGTTCGCAGTGTCGGTCTCTTCCTGACTGGTCTCCTGCTAGGCCTAACCCTGGGCGCCGGGGTCCTGCTGGGCACTGAGCCCATCTACCAACCACCTTCAGCCTGGGTGCCGGCTGGGGGGCTGGTGGGGCTGGCACTGCTGGGAGCCCTGCTCACGCTTCGGTGGCCACGTCCATTCACAGTTCTGGGCACAGCCCTGCTGGGTGCTGCGGTGCTGGTGGCCTGTGCTGACTACTTCCTGGAGGGGCTGGCACTGGGCAGTCGGCTGGGCCAGCGCTTGCAGGCACTTCCAGCCTTGCCTCCTCTCTGCTGGTATAGCTGGGTCTTGCTGGGGACCTGGCCAGCCCTGGGGGCCCTTGGGGCCCTGGCCCAGTGGAAGCTCATGGATGAGGAACGTGGAGGCCACACCAATG AGCTATCTCCAGAGCCTTCGAGAGCGCCAGCTGGGACCAGGCACCCAGGCCACAGCTCCCCACACTGTCCTGGACCTGGATTCTGA